ATATCATAAATAGTTAAAAGCCCAATACTAACCCCAGTTAAGCTTTCCATTTCAACTCCAGTTTTACCTTCACATTTAATAGTTACAAAAAGTTTAAATGAACACTCTTTTTCATTTTCTTCTATATGAGTTTGGATTTTTGAAATCATTAAAGGATGGCACATTGGAATGAGGTTTGAAGTTTGTTTAGCACCCATAATAGCTGCAACAATTGCAGTTTGCAAAACAGGTCCTTTTTTTGCTGTATTTTCAATAATAGCATTATATGCATCTTTGCTCATATAAATTTTGCCACTTGCACAAGCTATTCTTTGAGTAATATCTTTTTGGCTTACATCTACCATTTTAGGGTGGTTGTTTTCATCTAGATGTGTTAAATTCATAGTTTTCCTTGAAATAAGTTTAAAAAATTATACCAAATTGTATGTTTTTATAATAAAATACTACTAAAAAATATTAAAGGATTTGCAATGGCTTATGATGATGAAGAATTTGAAAATTATGATGATGAAGTATATGATGAGGATGAATATCATGCTAATAATCAAAGATCATATAATTATGATGAGGATGATTATGAATATGATGATGATTACAGCGATGATGATACTTATGAAATGGATTAATAATATCCCACGCACATGGTATCAGTAATTTTAATGCGTTTTTCTAAAGGAGTAGGGCTAAAAAAATGGCATTTTTCGATGTAAATGTTGTAATTATAATCAAGATTTAAAAAATCATAAAATGCTTTTAAATTTACAAATTTTACCCCGCATACTTCTTTAATTTTTAAAATTTTGTAAATTTGAGAATTATTTTTTTCTACTAAGTGTGAGGGTGCTAAGGTGGTAAAAGAGCAAAAAGCACTTGCTAAAA
The genomic region above belongs to Campylobacter peloridis LMG 23910 and contains:
- a CDS encoding highly acidic protein, which codes for MAYDDEEFENYDDEVYDEDEYHANNQRSYNYDEDDYEYDDDYSDDDTYEMD
- the moaC gene encoding cyclic pyranopterin monophosphate synthase MoaC, which encodes MNLTHLDENNHPKMVDVSQKDITQRIACASGKIYMSKDAYNAIIENTAKKGPVLQTAIVAAIMGAKQTSNLIPMCHPLMISKIQTHIEENEKECSFKLFVTIKCEGKTGVEMESLTGVSIGLLTIYDMVKAIDKSMQITDIVLESKEGGKSGKYMRS